The following coding sequences are from one Triticum aestivum cultivar Chinese Spring chromosome 5A, IWGSC CS RefSeq v2.1, whole genome shotgun sequence window:
- the LOC123107830 gene encoding protein FAR1-RELATED SEQUENCE 5, producing MEPPSRQGGASTGARCPPVMAEIPYCGFKLRAPRRGTGIVSFLRDARGEMHPAVSLMDSPDFRRRESEDNETCPRRFAAADGAPPPAIFSTPEHGVGTSAGSGSEFPIADDNSLVCHPAMHSSILMPPCTVEPREMMTPDASARYIHGEQVREDFVPKRNMGFVTEEEGYDFYLQYAREAGFGITKLKRKPMSRLYACSRQGTSTFYKPGEERKRAKMSKRVNCKAAVKMKKKWKEWIYEKVLLEHNHTLNPEPWELKHMHSHKNKDPAIMEFLDDLQMCDVSPNATMNVLTKMHGNRENMPWSERDLQNRKAENVRKERADDVKKLKAFFNECRAQNSKFYYDIEHDSEGAPKNIFWSHASCQANYAEFGDVVTFDTTYKCNFYNKPLAMFVGSNHHLQNVIFGFALLGDEKEETFDWVFRTFKMCMENKEPHCILTDQDQAMANALPGVFPNTIHRLCRWHVLHGHKDSLKVLYNLYDGLKEKLLTIINHPLTPMEFEKAWMEMVNEYGLESDPTIGSLYDLRTRWIAAYFKDVYCGKMTSTQRSESTNRIAKRNHIDPTTPLHVFARKMFQVLQGRKEAEARETMESQARPKTVTNYPLEHQLSRIYTRAVFRKYKEAYVYGTSFLTKKVGAGRFLVVYGREGPTFSWSQHEFKVVCDEEKEEYKCECKQWEHTGLLCPHLIIVMTNEQIQKLPSKYVYRRYTRNAKIDPPYDRNDTLQVGADGTSNSGKHLNMLRLAYACVRAGDRSTVGYERVIHVMTELRDQVEALPPDVMPVFDYGGCSDPAGRELDNFKAPPIAKTKGCRSEEGRRIGAPGPKKCTRRCSNCGLMAGHNRASCEERTESFAVGGSRAAQGRGRGRGRGRGRGRGRGRGTTTRRRLIHDEVDEDEDLDYQEEDDLLGDE from the exons ATGGAGCCACCATCCCGGCAGGGAGGCGCGTCGACGGGAGCACGGTGTCCACCCGTCATGGCCGAG ATTCCATATTGCGGTTTCAAACTTCGGGCCCCAAGACGTGGGACTGGCATTGTTTCTTTTCTCAGGGACGCGAGAGGAGAGATGCACCCGGCGGTTTCCCTCATGGACTCGCCGGATTTCCGCCGGCGAGAATCCGAGGACAATGAGACTTGTCCGAGAAGGTTTGCTGCTGCTGATGGTGCGCCTCCTCCAGCAATTTTCTCGACGCCAGAACATGGCGTTGGAACTTCGGCAGGCAGTGGTTCAGAATTTCCCATAGCCGATGATAACTCATTGGTGTGTCATCCGGCGATGCACTCATCCATATTGATGCCGCCGTGTACTGTTGAACCAAGGGAGATGATGACACCGGATGCCAGCGCAAGATACATACAC GGTGAGCAAGTCCGCGAAGATTTTGTGCCAAAGAGAAATATGGGTTTCGTCACCGAGGAGGAAGGGTATGACTTTTATCTACAATATGCAAGAGAAGCTGGTTTTGGTATTACGAAGCTCAAGAGGAAGCCGATGTCGCGTCTATATGCATGCTCCCGACAAGGTACTTCGACATTTTACAAGCCCGGGGAGGAACGGAAACGTGCAAAGATGTCAAAGAGAGTTAACTGTAAGGCAGCGGTTAAGATGAAGAAAAAATGGAAAGAATGGATATATGAGAAAGTACTATTGGAGCACAATCATACCCTAAATCCTGAGCCATGGGAGTTGAAGCACATGCATTCACACAAGAACAAAGACCCTGCTATCATGGAATTCCTTGATGATCTGCAGATGTGCGACGTCTCTCCTAATGCCACCATGAATGTGTTGACCAAGATGCATGGCAACCGTGAGAACATGCCATGGAGTGAACGTGACTTGCAAAATAG AAAAGCTGAAAATGTGCGTAAGGAGCGAGCGGATGATGTAAAAAAACTAAAGGCTTTCTTCAACGAGTGCAGAGCACAGAATAGTAAGTTTTATTATGACATAGAACATGACTCCGAGGGTGCTCCAAAGAATATATTTTGGAGTCATGCTAGCTGCCAGGCTAACTATGCTGAGTTTGGTGATGTGGTTACTTTTGATACAACATATAAGTGCAATTTTTACAATAAGCCATTAGCAATGTTTGTTGGGAGCAACCACCATTTGCAGAATGTCATTTTTGGTTTTGCACTCCTCGGTGATGAGAAGGAGGAAACATTTGATTGGGTTTTTCGCACTTTCAAAATGTGCATGGAAAACAAAGAACCTCATTGCATACTTACAG ATCAAGACCAAGCAATGGCAAATGCTCTTCCGGGAGTGTTTCCAAACACTATTCATAGGCTATGCAGATGGCATGTTTTGCATGGTCACAAAGACAGCTTGAAGGTGTTGTATAACTTGTATGatggtttgaaagagaagttgTTGACAATAATAAATCATCCCCTCACCCCCATGGAGTTTGAGAAGGCATGGATGGAGATGGTGAATGAATATGGACTCGAGTCAGATCCTACAATTGGCAGTTTGTATGATCTGCGTACAAGATGGATCGCCGCATACTTTAAGGATGTTTATTGTGGGAAAATGACATCTACGCAACGCAGTGAGAGCACAAACAGAATTGCGAAAAGAAACCACATTGACCCTACGACACCTCTGCACGTGTTTGCAAGAAAAATGTTTCAGGTTTTGCAAGGGAGAAAAGAAGCAGAAGCCCGAGAGACCATGGAATCTCAG GCCCGGCCAAAAACAGTAACAAATTACCCTCTGGAACATCAGTTGAGCAGAATCTATACCCGTGCAGTATTCAGGAAATACAAAGAAGCATATGTTTATGGAACCTCTTTTCTTACAAAGAAAGTTGGCGCTGGTCGTTTCCTTGTGGTGTACGGTAGAGAAGGGCCGACTTTTTCGTGGTCCCAACATGAGTTCAAAGTGGTTTGTGATGAAGAGAAAGAAGAATACAAGTGTGAGTGCAAGCAGTGGGAGCACACAG GACTGCTATGCCCACACCTTATTATAGTGATGACAAATGAGCAGATTCAGAAACTTCCAAGCAAATATGTGTATAGAAGGTACACAAGGAATGCAAAGATTGACCCACCATATGACAGGAATGACACTCTCCAGGTTGGAGCCGATGGGACATCAAATAGTGGAAAGCACTTAAATATGCTCAGACTGGCTTATGCCTGTGTTAGAGCGGGGGACAGATCAACAGTTGGATATGAAAGAGTCATTCATGTGATGACAGAACTTAGGGATCAGGTTGAGGCACTTCCTCCTGATGTCATGCCTGTGTTTGATTATGGAGGTTGCAGTGATCCAGCTGGCCGTGAGCTAGATAATTTTAAAGCACCACCGATTGCAAAAACAAAGGGTTGTAGATCAGAAGAAGGGCGTAGGATCGGCGCACCCGGGCCAAAGAAGTGCACAAGAAGATGCAGCAATTGCGGCCTTATGGCAGGTCACAATAGGGCGTCATGCGAAGAACGAACAGAAAGCTTCGCAGTTGGTGGCAGCAGAGCAGCCCAGGGGAGGGGCAGGGGCAGGGGTAGGGGTAGGGGCAGGGGTAGGGGTAGGGGAAGGGGAACGACAACTCGCCGCCGTTTGATACATGATGAGGTGGACGAAGATGAAGACTTAGATTATCAGGAAGAAGATGATCTGCTAGGTGATGAATAA